In Alkalihalobacillus sp. TS-13, the following are encoded in one genomic region:
- the cls gene encoding cardiolipin synthase, which translates to MTIVVIIALLILWASIDFYLGWKKHSKDTNQLYLPPERGKAELISEGVPFFSKLFSDLKEAESFIYVQFYIIRNDPLGQELFQILKKKASEGVAVYLVFDAIGSYQLPKKTLENLKSYGIRILQTEPPRPPFLFYTFNRRNHRKITVVDGTIAYIGGYNIGEEYIGKNPKLGHWRDYHLRLTGKVVEQFVKLIQWDWKESTGESLEITPLATEDTGDEEFALLATNGEHMEDFFLNKIEEAEKSIFIGSPYFIPGKRLVQALKKASKKGIRVTILIPMRSDHPFVKEAAIPYLLPLLAAGVEVYRYYPGFYHSKVFLIDRKFCDLGTANFDKRSFYLNNEVNCLFTSTSLIQKIERVLEFDLQQSERLTLPDLRKRSILEKGKGLLALSISRFL; encoded by the coding sequence ATGACTATCGTTGTAATTATTGCATTGCTCATTCTTTGGGCATCGATCGACTTTTATCTAGGATGGAAAAAACACTCAAAAGATACGAATCAGCTCTATCTCCCCCCTGAACGAGGAAAAGCTGAGCTGATCTCTGAGGGAGTCCCTTTCTTTTCAAAATTATTTTCCGACTTGAAGGAAGCAGAATCTTTCATTTACGTTCAGTTTTATATCATCCGAAATGATCCGCTTGGGCAAGAATTGTTCCAAATCTTGAAAAAGAAAGCTTCTGAGGGTGTGGCTGTTTATTTAGTGTTTGATGCGATCGGAAGTTACCAATTGCCTAAAAAAACACTTGAGAACCTCAAATCCTACGGGATCAGAATATTGCAGACCGAACCACCGCGTCCCCCTTTTCTTTTTTATACATTCAACCGTCGGAACCATCGGAAAATCACAGTGGTCGATGGAACGATCGCTTATATTGGCGGGTATAACATCGGTGAAGAATACATCGGAAAAAATCCAAAGCTTGGTCATTGGCGGGACTATCATTTGAGATTGACCGGAAAGGTTGTCGAGCAATTCGTTAAATTGATCCAATGGGATTGGAAGGAATCAACGGGGGAATCTCTTGAGATCACACCTCTAGCGACTGAGGATACTGGCGATGAAGAGTTCGCATTGCTTGCGACCAACGGTGAACATATGGAAGACTTCTTTTTGAACAAAATCGAGGAAGCGGAAAAATCGATTTTCATCGGTTCACCATATTTTATCCCCGGGAAGAGACTTGTCCAGGCATTGAAAAAAGCAAGCAAAAAGGGGATTAGAGTGACGATCTTGATTCCAATGCGATCCGATCACCCTTTCGTGAAGGAAGCAGCGATCCCCTATCTGCTTCCCCTCCTTGCAGCTGGTGTTGAAGTGTACCGCTATTACCCTGGCTTCTACCATTCCAAAGTCTTCTTGATCGATCGGAAGTTCTGCGATCTCGGGACAGCGAATTTCGATAAACGGAGCTTTTATTTGAACAATGAAGTGAACTGTCTCTTCACTTCAACTTCACTCATCCAAAAGATCGAAAGGGTACTCGAGTTTGATCTTCAACAATCCGAACGATTGACACTGCCGGATCTCCGTAAACGCTCAATTTTGGAAAAAGGCAAAGGATTACTGGCACTTTCAATCTCCCGCTTTCTTTAA
- a CDS encoding RDD family protein — translation MDEVKKHRRPSVQVYASLSQRALAMIVDLVVVTAPLSVISYLVSGAWRGDWITVGVEIFYWVIIPVLTGGYTIGKWMAGIRIEMRKGTDPGILCMVLRYGVVPFFYVISFGGLLLVSIGMMMIRPDRKSLHDVIANTVVVKDSVPKYVQQHTKVSA, via the coding sequence ATGGACGAAGTGAAGAAGCATCGACGCCCTAGTGTCCAAGTATATGCATCTTTATCGCAGCGTGCATTGGCTATGATTGTAGATCTGGTTGTCGTAACGGCTCCTTTAAGTGTAATCAGTTATCTCGTTTCCGGGGCTTGGAGAGGGGACTGGATCACGGTTGGTGTAGAAATATTTTATTGGGTGATCATTCCGGTTTTGACCGGTGGATACACGATTGGAAAATGGATGGCTGGGATTCGTATCGAAATGCGTAAAGGGACCGATCCCGGAATTTTATGTATGGTCCTCCGATATGGAGTTGTTCCATTCTTTTACGTGATTTCTTTTGGGGGGCTGCTTCTCGTCAGTATAGGAATGATGATGATACGGCCTGATCGCAAATCATTGCACGATGTCATTGCGAATACAGTCGTGGTGAAAGACTCCGTTCCGAAATATGTACAACAGCACACGAAGGTGTCCGCATGA
- a CDS encoding alpha/beta fold hydrolase produces the protein MSVQLVLDRKISVEDKGEGIPIVFLHPPGLGKSVFMYQSHLSSSYRIITYDMCGHGFSDPANGQVTIESLTEELLRLLDQLQVEKAVICGYSAAGSVVQHFAITHPERVLGLILSGGFPYVKTFLKAEFLAGMKLLEFSPALLSKILVISHGKKKEEQELLWKTVRKTNRKNWYDFYQASYTYSCLDQLSRITVPVLVIYGDRVVHIKIFEEVYRHHLQQPHIAIVKNAFHEVPIRKWNIFNQLVHEFISSKIRCRNIFPVNRIQ, from the coding sequence ATGTCTGTTCAATTGGTATTAGACCGTAAAATAAGTGTAGAAGATAAGGGTGAGGGGATTCCGATCGTTTTCCTTCATCCTCCTGGACTTGGGAAAAGTGTGTTCATGTATCAGTCACACCTATCCTCCTCTTACCGGATCATCACCTATGATATGTGTGGGCACGGATTCAGTGACCCGGCAAATGGACAAGTCACAATCGAAAGTCTGACTGAGGAATTGCTTCGATTGCTAGATCAATTGCAAGTGGAAAAAGCGGTCATTTGTGGGTATTCGGCAGCTGGATCGGTCGTACAGCATTTTGCGATCACACATCCAGAGCGAGTTCTCGGTCTCATTTTAAGCGGAGGTTTTCCTTATGTGAAAACATTCTTGAAAGCCGAATTCCTTGCAGGGATGAAGCTATTGGAATTTTCTCCTGCTCTTCTTTCGAAAATTTTAGTGATAAGTCATGGGAAAAAGAAGGAAGAACAAGAGCTCCTGTGGAAAACAGTGAGGAAGACAAATCGGAAAAATTGGTACGATTTTTATCAAGCCTCATACACCTATTCCTGCCTGGATCAATTATCACGCATAACAGTTCCGGTACTCGTCATTTATGGAGATCGTGTCGTGCATATCAAAATCTTTGAAGAAGTGTACAGACACCATTTGCAGCAGCCACACATCGCCATCGTCAAGAATGCATTCCACGAGGTGCCGATACGTAAGTGGAACATCTTCAACCAACTAGTCCATGAATTCATCAGTTCGAAAATAAGATGCCGAAATATCTTTCCAGTCAATCGCATACAGTAG
- a CDS encoding XapX domain-containing protein, whose translation MKIALLSILCGFIVGVVFASFKLPIPAPPALAGILGIVGIYLGYKFVITVMPLLLNG comes from the coding sequence ATGAAAATTGCATTATTATCGATATTGTGCGGCTTCATTGTTGGAGTCGTATTCGCCTCATTCAAGCTTCCGATCCCTGCTCCGCCAGCACTTGCAGGCATCCTTGGGATTGTTGGAATCTATCTCGGCTATAAGTTCGTCATAACGGTAATGCCTCTGCTATTAAATGGATAA
- the argS gene encoding arginine--tRNA ligase, protein MTIVEQVKEQLKNEIADSVVKAGLAAEDQLPEVVLELPKNKDHGDFATNMAMQLARIAKKAPRQIAEEIVANFDQTKASIEKIEIAGPGFINFYLDNHYLTGLIPAIIEAGDKYGETETGQSKKVQIEFVSANPTGSLHLGHARGAAVGDTLCNILDKAGYDVSREYYINDAGNQIHNLALSLEARYLEALGHEAEMPEDGYYGKDIIKFAEEVAEKDGDKYVTLNQEERLRFFLEYGLEKQLEKIKEDLAAFRVLFDEWYSETSLYTSGKIDETLELLKEKDVTYEKDGAMWFRTTDYGDDKDRVLIKNDGTYTYLTPDMAYHFDKFKRGFETVINIWGADHHGYIPRMKAAVEALGYEREQLEVQIIQLVSLFQNGEKVKMSKRTGKAVTLRELMDEVGVDAMRYFFAMRSSDSHLDFDMDLAVSRSNENPVYYIQYAHARVCSMLRQGKEKGYSFEEQVDFSTIRSEKEYDLLKKLGEFPEAVEEAALSLSTQRMTNYLFELASTLHSFYNAERVLDDENPEQSKARYALMKAVQQTIKNGTELIGVSAPEKM, encoded by the coding sequence ATGACGATTGTAGAACAGGTGAAGGAACAATTGAAAAACGAAATCGCCGATTCGGTCGTAAAAGCAGGTTTAGCAGCAGAAGATCAGCTCCCAGAAGTCGTTCTTGAACTTCCGAAGAACAAGGATCATGGAGATTTTGCGACGAACATGGCGATGCAGCTCGCCCGTATTGCAAAAAAAGCACCACGCCAGATCGCTGAAGAAATAGTTGCGAACTTCGATCAGACGAAAGCATCGATTGAAAAAATCGAAATTGCAGGACCTGGTTTCATCAATTTTTACCTGGACAACCACTACTTGACAGGCCTGATCCCTGCAATCATCGAAGCAGGCGATAAATACGGGGAGACTGAAACAGGACAGAGCAAGAAGGTCCAGATCGAATTCGTTTCCGCAAACCCGACCGGAAGCCTGCATCTCGGTCATGCACGCGGAGCAGCCGTAGGAGATACTCTTTGTAACATACTCGATAAAGCAGGTTATGATGTTTCACGGGAATATTATATCAATGATGCCGGGAATCAAATTCACAATCTGGCATTATCCCTTGAAGCCCGTTATCTAGAGGCACTCGGCCATGAAGCTGAGATGCCGGAAGACGGATACTACGGCAAAGATATCATCAAGTTTGCAGAAGAGGTAGCAGAAAAGGATGGCGACAAATATGTCACCTTGAACCAGGAAGAACGCTTACGATTCTTCTTGGAATATGGACTTGAAAAACAGCTTGAGAAAATCAAGGAAGATCTGGCAGCATTCCGTGTCCTTTTCGATGAATGGTATTCAGAAACATCTCTCTATACATCTGGTAAAATCGATGAAACACTTGAATTGCTGAAGGAAAAAGACGTCACCTATGAGAAAGATGGCGCGATGTGGTTCAGGACAACCGATTATGGAGACGACAAAGATCGGGTACTGATCAAAAATGATGGGACTTATACGTATTTGACACCTGACATGGCGTATCACTTCGATAAGTTCAAGCGAGGCTTTGAAACAGTGATCAATATATGGGGTGCAGACCATCACGGTTATATCCCGCGTATGAAGGCTGCAGTTGAGGCGCTTGGCTATGAGCGTGAACAGCTCGAAGTACAGATCATCCAGCTGGTCAGTCTTTTCCAAAACGGTGAAAAAGTGAAGATGAGTAAACGGACTGGTAAAGCTGTCACGTTAAGGGAACTGATGGATGAAGTCGGTGTTGATGCAATGCGGTATTTCTTCGCAATGCGCAGCTCCGATTCCCATCTCGATTTCGATATGGATCTTGCTGTATCCCGTTCAAACGAAAACCCGGTCTATTACATCCAATATGCGCATGCCCGCGTATGCAGCATGCTTCGTCAAGGAAAAGAAAAAGGATATTCATTCGAAGAACAAGTGGACTTTTCCACGATTCGCTCGGAAAAAGAATATGATCTGTTGAAAAAATTAGGTGAGTTTCCTGAAGCGGTAGAAGAGGCTGCATTGTCCTTGTCGACGCAACGGATGACGAACTATTTGTTTGAGCTTGCATCGACACTCCACAGCTTTTATAACGCAGAACGGGTTCTTGATGATGAAAACCCTGAACAAAGCAAGGCAAGATATGCATTGATGAAAGCAGTGCAGCAAACGATCAAGAACGGAACAGAATTGATTGGTGTTTCCGCTCCAGAAAAAATGTAA
- a CDS encoding DUF1934 domain-containing protein yields MDITIPIEVDLHTKITESGATEDTSLSSSGTLYRKNDTVYLRYEEVINGTDKVNTTIKIQNDDITIIRQGAVSMRQRFAPGVEKEGTYESPYGPIQIATRTEKVDFDWNEAEKKGHLSLDYQVLFQGEESGYHQMLIKLRGEER; encoded by the coding sequence GTGGATATAACGATACCTATCGAAGTGGATCTACATACGAAAATCACCGAGTCAGGTGCAACAGAAGATACTTCATTATCTTCGAGTGGAACGTTATACAGGAAAAATGATACTGTCTACCTTCGCTATGAAGAAGTAATCAATGGGACGGACAAAGTGAACACGACGATAAAAATTCAAAACGATGATATCACCATCATCCGCCAAGGAGCAGTTTCGATGCGACAGCGGTTCGCGCCAGGAGTTGAGAAGGAAGGTACCTATGAAAGCCCTTATGGTCCGATCCAGATCGCTACCCGGACGGAGAAGGTGGATTTCGATTGGAACGAAGCAGAAAAGAAGGGTCATTTATCATTGGATTATCAGGTGCTCTTCCAGGGTGAAGAGTCCGGTTACCACCAAATGCTTATCAAGCTGAGAGGGGAAGAAAGATGA